The following DNA comes from Capsicum annuum cultivar UCD-10X-F1 unplaced genomic scaffold, UCD10Xv1.1 ctg82584, whole genome shotgun sequence.
TCTCTTAATTCCCCgaaagtcttaaaccaaaattcgtgagatgcttcccttttgaacttgtgtagAAACAACCACATGTCATGCTAAGCCAGCATATCCACCCTTGTTTTATGATCAGGTTGTACCGTTCTCAAATCCTTTACCAAATGattcatcatccaccattgtaatatgAGGTTTCAACCTTGAAAGAAACGATTTTCAACTTGACACCTTCCCAAGGCTCGATATATGTTGGCGACAATCATGGGAGCTAAATTGTTGAATACCTTGTTAGAATCGTAATCTACTCCAAAGAAAAGTGCATGAGCCACCGTAACAACCCTTGGATGTATTGTGCCATTTTCCCCctgtgggaacaccatggttctGAGTAGACCTACCGCAAACACAAAGTCTCTCatctccttccattttgcttcggactcaaatttatgtccaaatttgtgGAAGGCATTGAATCTTCCAAACCAATTATACAACTCCCAAAAAGTGATATTTGCTCCATCACGTTCCCCTAGCCAGGTGTCTTCGTCATTTAAAAAAGCCTCTTTGATTGTTTGATGGTCCCACACGGCAGGAACTAAAATGCTCTTATCaggtttttcctttctcttgaaaCATATTTCAATACTCTTATAGCAAATTAACACTTCTTTGATGGTAGGAGTCAATTCCACATCCCCGAAGCGAAACACCATATTttgatcatcccaaaaagtggCAAGCACGTGGATCATTTCGGGCAAAGCATCCATTTCGATCAATGAAGGCAGGTATCCGATGTGTGTTTTaacaatttttctctcttctgCGCTCATATAGTCCCACCATAGTTTCAGGTAATCGTCGATTTTAGTAACCATCTTAAACTTCTCATGGGAATGCAATTGAGCCATACCTACATGAAAGCAAACAAAGATAAGCCTTCCCCCATCCCCCAAAgggtaatggattgaattagacaagcatatatttcttcaacacataaatatgattcatctgtaattGACTCAGGGTTAATAGacgcagggcaggttttctaataggcccaataccccgcttgggtattgggtcatcctaggctcatgcctgaaataggattttggttttgctctatcctaggtatctagagagtgggtttgaacactggttctcaagtggaaaacttgagtttgaaaatacaaataggTATCAGATGACTCACATGCTAATAAACTGTTTGTATTTCCAACAaatttttggaattgatcaataggggccgggatacccacgaaaccccaaaacagtttatatAATGCATCAATATGCCATGAttgcgatagttaaactttacagaatcgaaacatataaacacataaacaattaatcaaaagacgaaatcaaacatttggttagaacctagttcaaaaaatccccagcagagccGTCATTctgttttgaaaaggaattaGGAAACCTTTAAAGAGTTACTTAAAATGATTCAAAGCAGGAAAATTGgtttaagttttgaagattctgagtaagtagttcttattaacgttttaggaaggtgttaggcagcTAAAACGTCCGCTCACTTGCGGTTATCCGatttgtttgaaaacatctttgaTTAATTTCTAGAGATTAATTTGCCGAAAAAAtgattgattttagaaatattttaaaagtttgaaaaaattagTTTTTAGAGAATTCATTaggggatttaactaggttcgcaaaaggcatgcaaaacaaataatcaaaaagaaaagggaaagggGAGAAGTAGCGATTTAGGATTTGAAGTCCAAACCGCTAAACCTGTact
Coding sequences within:
- the LOC124895494 gene encoding uncharacterized protein LOC124895494; protein product: MAQLHSHEKFKMVTKIDDYLKLWWDYMSAEERKIVKTHIGYLPSLIEMDALPEMIHVLATFWDDQNMVFRFGDVELTPTIKEVLICYKSIEICFKRKEKPDKSILVPAVWDHQTIKEAFLNDEDTWLGERDGANITFWELYNWFGRFNAFHKFGHKFESEAKWKEMRDFVFAVGLLRTMVFPQGENGTIHPRVVTVAHALFFGVDYDSNKVFNNLAPMIVANIYRALGRCQVENRFFQG